The following proteins are co-located in the Rheinheimera salexigens genome:
- a CDS encoding alpha/beta hydrolase family protein yields MLKRTILALWLLWPLVLAAEISIADYAKHNQFIEVKISPTGQYLAATNRVEDGTIQIVVIDRKDMKVISQRHFSGADSIASFDWANKNRLILTLAREFGALEAPMYTGEIFAVDANGKKEVMLTGYRSRAKDTTASSIVDFMPEDKNHIMIASWSWFSKEPHVEFYRLNIISGRKFRAGTAPIRAIKGTMVRALAEKDGFVSLVVGIDPTDISQNVLLHRTESNSNWREIKRYSRNKGDFIPLTFSADNKKVYGISDTNSSTQSISVIDLDSLQETILATHPKVDIRPIFSFRNGKTTEIIGTRYEYDAINSQYFQDVNDTKFSSQLQGLEAAFPGQLVQINSATADNSLMVVSARSANNTPTFYLYDTKNNKVSFLLTAAPWLENKLPETQIVHYKARDGQELQGLLTLPKNTAAKNLPLIMLPHGGPHGIRDSIAYIDKDAKVLAEHGYAVFQPNFRGSGGFGRDFLTSGYQKWGTLMIDDMTDGVMQLITDGIVDKQRICSYGGSYGGYAALMSAIREPDLYQCVINFVGVTDLALMFKEGDIPTSNMGTSVLEDYLGRSDDVLVKQSPIHNLDKLKAPVFIIHGALDQRVPLSHAEKLRDGLQQRNHPMEWLVKATEGHGFYKPENNIERWQKMLAFIDKYIGKANSI; encoded by the coding sequence ATGTTAAAGCGCACTATTTTGGCCTTATGGCTATTGTGGCCCCTGGTATTGGCTGCTGAAATTTCGATTGCCGATTATGCTAAGCATAATCAGTTTATTGAGGTGAAAATTTCACCGACTGGCCAGTATTTAGCAGCAACTAATCGGGTTGAAGACGGCACTATTCAAATTGTGGTGATTGATCGTAAAGATATGAAAGTGATTTCTCAGCGCCACTTCTCAGGAGCTGACTCTATAGCCAGTTTTGATTGGGCCAATAAAAACCGCTTAATCTTAACCTTAGCACGGGAATTTGGCGCATTAGAAGCGCCAATGTACACCGGAGAAATATTTGCCGTTGATGCCAACGGTAAAAAAGAAGTGATGTTAACCGGTTATCGTTCGCGAGCCAAAGACACCACGGCGTCTTCAATTGTCGATTTTATGCCAGAAGATAAAAATCATATTATGATTGCCAGCTGGTCTTGGTTTAGTAAAGAGCCACATGTCGAGTTTTATCGATTAAATATTATCAGTGGCCGTAAATTCCGCGCGGGTACCGCACCAATAAGAGCCATTAAAGGCACTATGGTTCGCGCTTTAGCGGAAAAAGATGGCTTTGTCAGCTTAGTGGTTGGTATTGATCCCACCGATATTAGCCAAAATGTTTTGTTGCACCGTACCGAGTCGAATTCTAATTGGCGAGAAATAAAGCGCTATAGCCGCAATAAGGGAGATTTTATTCCCTTAACGTTTTCTGCAGATAATAAAAAAGTGTATGGCATTAGTGATACCAATTCCAGCACCCAGTCTATTAGTGTTATTGATTTAGATTCATTACAAGAAACCATACTGGCCACTCATCCTAAAGTTGATATTCGGCCAATATTTAGCTTCCGCAATGGTAAAACGACGGAAATTATTGGTACTCGCTATGAGTATGATGCCATTAACAGCCAATATTTTCAGGATGTTAATGACACTAAGTTTAGTAGCCAACTGCAAGGGCTAGAAGCTGCTTTTCCCGGTCAGTTAGTACAAATTAATTCAGCTACCGCCGATAATAGTTTAATGGTTGTCAGTGCAAGATCAGCCAATAACACGCCGACTTTTTATTTATATGATACTAAAAATAATAAAGTCAGCTTTTTACTGACGGCCGCACCGTGGCTGGAAAATAAATTACCAGAAACTCAGATTGTGCATTACAAAGCCCGTGATGGCCAAGAGTTACAAGGTTTATTAACCTTACCGAAAAATACCGCAGCTAAAAACTTACCTTTAATCATGCTGCCGCATGGTGGCCCGCATGGTATACGGGATTCGATTGCCTATATTGATAAAGATGCCAAGGTGTTAGCCGAGCATGGTTATGCCGTATTTCAACCTAACTTTCGTGGTTCGGGTGGCTTTGGCCGAGACTTCCTGACGTCGGGCTATCAGAAGTGGGGCACCTTGATGATTGACGATATGACCGATGGCGTCATGCAGTTAATTACAGATGGCATTGTTGATAAACAGCGTATTTGTAGCTATGGCGGCTCTTATGGTGGCTATGCAGCGTTAATGAGCGCTATTCGAGAGCCAGACTTATATCAGTGTGTAATTAACTTTGTCGGCGTAACCGATTTAGCTTTAATGTTTAAAGAAGGCGATATCCCAACCAGCAATATGGGCACCAGTGTTTTAGAAGATTATTTAGGCCGTAGTGACGACGTGCTGGTTAAGCAATCGCCTATTCATAATCTAGATAAGCTGAAAGCGCCGGTATTTATTATTCACGGTGCGCTAGATCAGCGGGTGCCTTTAAGCCATGCCGAGAAACTTCGTGATGGACTGCAACAGCGTAACCACCCAATGGAGTGGTTAGTTAAAGCAACGGAAGGCCATGGTTTTTATAAACCAGAAAACAACATTGAACGTTGGCAAAAAATGTTGGCCTTTATTGATAAGTATATTGGTAAAGCTAACTCGATTTAA
- a CDS encoding peptidase domain-containing ABC transporter, with protein MLNKMIFQSEAAECGLACIAMLANHHGHQLDLTTLRNRYSVSLKGANLQQLMQLGNQLGLTPRALKLDLDDLNKLRTPCILHWDMNHFVVLKKVHRDGITILDPAMGERRLSLAEVDKAFTGVALELTPSTEFKKVDERVQLGLSAFWSSMKGVVSALVKLFALSLLLQIFGLAAPYYTQLVVDEVLVSQDKPLLIVLALGFGLIMLIQVVVSALRSWISLHLSTMMSMQMVTNLFRHLLHLPISFFGKRHMGDITSRFGSLSAIQTLLTSSLVEGLLDGILVIMVFAMMYLYNPQLSLVVVIVVFFYALIRWAFYRPMRQLTEENIVAGAKESSVFMETIRGMQSIKLFGQQAQRLNIWQNRQTATINTGYRLAKWGISASIINQVLFSFENILIIYLAAHAVMEGSMTVGMLFAFMAYKGQFTSRMSALIGLVVQIKMAKLHLDRLADIALTEKEDEGAAVDGRDISGQLSLSNISFRYASNDPLLVKGLALDVNAGENIAIIGPSGCGKTSLMKIMLGLLPAESGKVEVDGVDIRHLGLRHYRSQIAAVMQDDQLMSGTLAENISFFDSQMNMQQVTECAQLAGIHQDIAVMQMGYNSLVGDMGSSLSGGQKQRLLLARALYRKPKILFMDEATSHLDLALEHYVNQAIKQLNMTRIIIAHRPETIINAQRIMQLDNGQLTDVTEQYKAQFGLTKDAG; from the coding sequence ATGTTAAACAAAATGATATTTCAATCCGAAGCTGCTGAATGCGGCCTGGCCTGCATTGCGATGCTGGCTAATCATCATGGCCATCAGCTGGACTTGACCACCCTACGCAATCGCTATAGCGTCTCACTTAAGGGTGCCAACCTACAGCAACTAATGCAACTGGGTAATCAGTTGGGCTTAACGCCTCGTGCGTTAAAACTAGATTTAGACGACTTAAACAAACTGCGTACGCCGTGCATTTTACACTGGGATATGAACCATTTTGTGGTGCTAAAAAAAGTCCATCGCGATGGTATTACTATTCTTGATCCGGCTATGGGTGAGCGGCGTTTATCATTAGCCGAAGTGGATAAAGCTTTTACCGGCGTAGCGCTGGAATTAACCCCAAGTACTGAATTTAAAAAAGTTGATGAACGGGTGCAACTTGGTTTAAGCGCATTCTGGTCTAGCATGAAGGGTGTGGTATCTGCTTTAGTTAAGCTATTCGCTTTATCGTTATTACTGCAAATATTCGGTCTGGCTGCGCCTTACTACACACAATTAGTTGTTGATGAAGTATTGGTAAGCCAAGATAAGCCACTTTTGATAGTTCTGGCGCTGGGATTCGGCTTAATTATGCTGATTCAAGTAGTCGTAAGTGCATTGCGCAGTTGGATATCACTGCATTTGAGTACCATGATGAGTATGCAAATGGTAACTAACTTGTTTCGCCACTTGCTGCATTTACCAATATCATTTTTTGGAAAGCGCCATATGGGCGATATTACTTCTAGGTTTGGCTCTTTATCAGCTATACAAACGCTGTTGACCAGCAGCTTAGTGGAAGGTTTATTAGACGGCATTCTGGTAATTATGGTATTTGCTATGATGTACCTATATAACCCCCAGCTAAGTTTGGTGGTGGTTATTGTGGTGTTTTTTTACGCGTTGATCCGCTGGGCGTTTTATAGGCCTATGCGGCAGTTAACTGAAGAAAACATTGTTGCTGGCGCAAAAGAATCTTCGGTATTTATGGAAACTATTCGTGGTATGCAAAGTATAAAGCTGTTTGGGCAGCAAGCGCAGCGGCTTAATATCTGGCAAAATCGGCAAACTGCAACCATTAACACAGGTTATCGGCTAGCTAAATGGGGTATCAGTGCTTCAATAATAAATCAAGTTTTGTTTAGTTTTGAAAATATACTTATTATCTACTTAGCGGCTCATGCAGTAATGGAGGGCAGCATGACAGTGGGTATGTTATTTGCTTTTATGGCGTATAAAGGACAGTTCACCAGTAGGATGTCAGCACTAATTGGCTTAGTGGTGCAGATAAAAATGGCTAAGCTACACCTGGATCGACTAGCAGATATTGCGTTAACAGAAAAAGAAGATGAAGGTGCGGCAGTTGATGGTCGGGACATTAGCGGCCAACTTAGTTTAAGCAATATTAGTTTTCGTTATGCCAGCAATGATCCGTTGTTAGTTAAGGGTTTGGCTCTTGACGTCAATGCTGGTGAAAACATTGCTATTATTGGTCCTTCTGGTTGTGGAAAAACCAGCTTAATGAAAATTATGCTGGGCTTGCTGCCGGCAGAGAGCGGCAAGGTGGAAGTCGATGGGGTGGATATTCGCCATTTAGGGTTACGCCATTATCGCAGCCAAATTGCGGCGGTAATGCAGGATGATCAACTGATGTCGGGTACCTTGGCTGAAAATATCAGTTTTTTTGACAGCCAAATGAATATGCAGCAGGTAACTGAATGCGCACAACTCGCCGGCATCCATCAAGATATTGCTGTGATGCAAATGGGCTATAACTCTTTGGTCGGCGATATGGGCAGCTCGTTATCCGGCGGCCAGAAGCAAAGGCTGTTATTAGCACGGGCACTGTATCGAAAACCAAAAATTTTATTTATGGATGAAGCGACCAGTCATTTGGATCTAGCGTTAGAGCATTACGTTAATCAAGCTATTAAACAATTAAATATGACGCGGATTATTATTGCCCACCGGCCAGAAACTATCATTAATGCACAGCGCATTATGCAGCTAGATAATGGCCAGCTAACAGATGTAACCGAGCAATATAAAGCCCAATTTGGACTGACAAAAGACGCAGGTTAA
- a CDS encoding CPBP family intramembrane glutamic endopeptidase — translation MKAHIDRGSYGFFGIIKTVSLIVILFNVFYFIFQCLFKILYEIEYKLWVEENGFDMFSGYFKSFLTVVVVAITVTKGSEHWAEKLAIKRVGFKVILLYVMPLFLCFILYYFLKNFFDDTIFKQYFILERKLYIEPSIFFNVFLSTVVLAPIAEELLFRGYIFRGFVNESFSDYTSAFLSTVIFVLFHYYYEFFFLFEIFIISSIIGFARVKTKSIVPCVVIHSAYNAIFFF, via the coding sequence ATGAAGGCACATATTGATAGAGGAAGTTATGGGTTTTTTGGAATAATTAAAACAGTATCTTTGATAGTGATTTTGTTTAATGTATTTTATTTTATTTTTCAATGCTTGTTTAAAATTTTATACGAAATTGAATATAAATTATGGGTTGAAGAAAATGGATTTGACATGTTTTCTGGATACTTTAAATCGTTTTTAACTGTTGTTGTTGTTGCTATTACTGTCACCAAGGGCTCGGAGCATTGGGCGGAGAAGTTGGCTATAAAAAGAGTTGGTTTTAAAGTTATTTTGTTATATGTAATGCCTCTTTTTCTATGTTTTATATTATATTATTTTTTAAAAAATTTTTTTGATGACACAATTTTTAAACAATACTTTATATTAGAAAGAAAGTTATACATAGAGCCATCAATATTTTTTAATGTTTTTCTATCTACTGTAGTATTAGCGCCTATAGCTGAAGAATTATTATTTAGAGGTTACATATTTAGGGGGTTTGTTAATGAATCTTTCAGTGATTATACAAGTGCGTTTCTTTCTACTGTTATATTTGTTTTATTTCATTATTACTATGAATTTTTTTTTCTATTTGAAATTTTTATTATTTCCTCAATTATTGGTTTCGCAAGAGTTAAAACTAAGTCGATAGTACCTTGTGTGGTTATTCACTCTGCTTACAACGCTATATTTTTCTTTTGA
- a CDS encoding HlyD family secretion protein, with protein sequence MSEQGLFRANAVKQQGAKLDGDVIIAQPLSSSVLTAILVCVVIIIAIFLSVTSFNRKETVTGYLKPDMGLAKVVSSRAGVIQQLYVDDGQQVQAGDRLALITIPEHLAAGESLTNTLFQGLLHQTELISLRKQQLQSQFVQQQAEFSTRLILSKNLLHDIAAQHALLQQRLQLNQQRYQNYQTLNNSGAISTIELQQQHELVLNIQQQQAELNANEQSQKAQIEQLSGQLQRLPSEQQQQLAMLDTDISRLKQQQTELNARGELLITAPIAGRVTNLVAEIGNNVQIGLPLLTIMPDNAKLQAVLLVPTRAYGFVKVGQHTRLRFDAFPYQRFGLYQGQVIKTAQAIMMPNEVDMPVAVQEPVYRVEVALDSQQIRAYGNTVPLQSGMLLSADIVLEQRSLLAWLFEPILSLKGRL encoded by the coding sequence GTGTCTGAACAAGGATTGTTTCGTGCTAATGCTGTAAAACAGCAAGGCGCTAAATTAGATGGCGATGTTATTATTGCTCAGCCGCTGAGTAGTAGTGTTTTAACAGCCATTCTAGTGTGTGTTGTTATTATTATTGCTATTTTTCTTAGTGTAACCTCGTTTAATCGTAAAGAAACGGTGACGGGTTATTTAAAACCTGATATGGGCTTAGCTAAAGTGGTCTCGTCTCGTGCAGGTGTTATTCAACAACTTTATGTTGATGATGGTCAACAAGTACAAGCCGGTGATCGCTTAGCGCTTATTACGATACCCGAGCATTTAGCTGCCGGTGAAAGCCTTACCAATACGTTATTTCAAGGGCTTTTGCATCAAACCGAATTAATAAGCCTGCGTAAACAACAATTACAGAGTCAGTTTGTGCAACAACAAGCTGAATTTAGTACCCGCCTAATATTAAGTAAAAACTTATTACACGATATAGCTGCCCAACATGCGCTGCTACAACAAAGGCTACAATTAAATCAGCAGCGTTATCAAAATTATCAAACCCTAAATAACAGCGGCGCTATTTCCACTATAGAACTGCAACAACAGCATGAATTGGTACTCAATATTCAACAGCAACAAGCTGAATTAAATGCTAACGAGCAAAGCCAAAAAGCTCAAATAGAGCAATTAAGTGGCCAATTACAACGCTTACCTAGTGAGCAGCAGCAACAACTAGCCATGCTCGATACCGACATTTCGCGGCTTAAACAACAACAAACCGAATTAAATGCCCGTGGTGAGTTACTTATTACAGCGCCTATTGCTGGTCGAGTGACTAATTTGGTCGCTGAAATTGGCAATAATGTGCAAATTGGTTTGCCATTATTAACCATTATGCCCGATAACGCGAAATTACAAGCGGTATTGTTGGTGCCTACTCGGGCTTATGGTTTTGTCAAGGTTGGCCAGCATACACGCTTACGCTTTGATGCGTTTCCGTATCAGCGCTTTGGTTTATATCAAGGGCAAGTAATAAAAACGGCGCAGGCTATCATGATGCCAAATGAAGTTGATATGCCTGTAGCCGTACAGGAGCCAGTATACCGAGTAGAGGTAGCACTGGATTCGCAACAAATCCGCGCTTATGGCAACACAGTCCCGCTGCAATCGGGAATGCTGTTAAGCGCAGATATCGTGCTAGAACAACGCAGCTTGTTAGCGTGGTTGTTTGAGCCGATTTTAAGCCTAAAAGGGCGACTATAG